A genomic stretch from Arachis stenosperma cultivar V10309 chromosome 3, arast.V10309.gnm1.PFL2, whole genome shotgun sequence includes:
- the LOC130967916 gene encoding DNA polymerase II subunit B4, with translation MAEEAKAVPEAEELPRTIVRRIVKDKLSRCSEDGDISVNKDALLAFSESARIFIHYISATANDICKESKRQIVNADDIFKALEETDFSEFIRPLKASLEDFRKKNAGKKAAVSKEKESEKNKKRKVEGEPSGKVKSDNGESPEKGESGDAE, from the exons atggCGGAGGAGGCGAAAGCGGTGCCGGAGGCGGAAGAGCTTCCCAGGACTATCGTGCGCCGCATCGTGAAGGATAAGCTATCCCGATGCTCCGAAGACGGAGACATATCCGTCAACAAAGACGCACTTCTTGCATTCTCTGAAAGCGCCAGGATCTTTATCCACTACATTTCCGCAAC AGCTAATGACATTTGTAAGGAGTCAAAGAGGCAGATAGTCAATGCTGATGATATTTTCAAAGCTCTTGAAGAAACTGACTTCTCTGAGTTTATCCGCCCTCTTAAAGCTTCTCTTGAAG ACTTCAGGAAGAAGAATGCTGGGAAGAAAGCAGCAGTGtcaaaagaaaaggaaagtgagaagaacaagaaaaggaaGGTGGAAGGGGAGCCATCTGGTAAAGTCAAATCTGATAATGGGGAGTCACCCGAGAAAGGGGAGAGTGGTGATGCCGAATGA
- the LOC130970198 gene encoding uncharacterized protein LOC130970198 → MENCQQHHHHHLQNQDTSSASPPITGTCCKCGGPTTFPPPPPGPSFSEISPPPTYRPIRAPAVPPDPDSKRAIVLAPVPQSQKVPVAQPPYTFQYPAKRIHSPDDIRRFHESDSGKNFIGFIVALSESIRGHKISDPCPESHTLTAIVSILETLTQWIDEIPPVQQSARYGNIAYRTWHQKMSDSAESLMLRFLPENLKSVTIEIVPYFTDSFGNSSRIDYGTGHETNFAAWLYCLARLGVINEEDYQAVISRVFVKYLELMRKLQLVYCLEPAGSHGVWGLDDYHFLPFIFGSSQLIDHRYMKPKSIHNQDILENFSNEYLYLGCIAFVKKVKKGLFAEHSPMLDDISVVPNWNKVNSGLLKMYKAEVLEKVPIMQHFLFGSLIKWE, encoded by the exons ATGGAAAACTGTCAACAGCATCATCACCACCACCTCCAAAACCAAGACACCTCATCAGCATCACCTCCCATCACCGGCACATGCTGCAAGTGCGGCGGCCCTACTACCTTCCCCCCTCCCCCGCCAGGTCCCTCCTTCTCCGAAATCTCCCCTCCCCCAACCTACCGCCCCATCCGCGCCCCCGCCGTCCCTCCCGACCCCGACTCCAAGCGCGCCATCGTCCTCGCCCCCGTCCCACAGTCTCAGAAGGTACCCGTCGCACAACCGCCCTACACCTTCCAATATCCGGCCAAGCGCATCCACTCCCCCGACGATATCCGCCGCTTCCACGAAAGCGATTCCGGCAAGAACTTCATTGGCTTCATCGTCGCACTCTCCGAATCTATTCGCGGTCACAAGATCTCTGACCCCTGCCCCGAGTCCCACACCCTAACCGCCATCGTCTCCATCTTAGAAACCTTAACCCAATGGATCGATGAGATCCCTCCCGTTCAGCAGTCCGCAAGATACGGCAACATCGCCTACCGAACCTGGCACCAGAAGATGTCCGATTCCGCCGAATCCCTTATGCTCCGATTCCTCCCGGAGAATCTCAAATCGGTGACGATCGAGATCGTGCCCTATTTCACTGACAGCTTCGGGAACTCGAGCCGAATCGACTATGGAACTGGCCATGAGACGAATTTCGCGGCTTGGCTGTATTGCCTGGCCAGATTAGGGGTAATAAACGAAGAGGATTACCAGGCTGTGATTTCTAGGGTATTCGTGAAGTACCTTGAGTTGATGAGGAAGCTTCAATTGGTGTATTGCCTGGAACCAGCTGGATCACATGGTGTGTGGGGTCTTGATGATTATCACTTTTTGCCATTCATATTTGGTTCTTCTCAGTTGATTGATCACAGGTACATGAAGCCGAAATCGATTCACAATCAGGACATATTGGAGAACTTCTCCAATGAATACCTGTACCTCGGTTGCATTGCCTTCGTGAAGAAGGTGAAGAAGGGTCTCTTCGCGGAGCACTCCCCCATGCTGGATGATATCAGCGTGGTGCCCAATTGGAACAAGGTCAACAGTGGTTTGCTCAAGATGTACAAGGCTGAGGTCTTGGAGAAGGTCCCCATCATGCAGCATTTCCTCTTTGGATCACTCATTAAGTG GGAGTAA
- the LOC130969895 gene encoding uncharacterized protein LOC130969895 — protein sequence MGKREKQKQKHQRGLARGAFYYLQDQSEIDDTPRLPPADEVEEADDENHSEEEEEEERMKNHEHLSDDMPSKFHLYQQSVQSPKGDISYMQKFFLMYVGGRMPLHLQEDFCGTALLSTEWLRSDPRRTAVGLDLDVEALHWCMENNIPKVGADGFSRISLYHGNVLQPLQSKLVKMDPQEQLRNTSLTEDAANLQAGLLESDLQTGSASEDAESNKRGFPPRRDIVCAFNYSCCCLHKRADLVLYFKHAHDALSAKGGIFVMDLYGGTSSENKLRLQRRFPNFTYVWEQAEFDIIQRKTRISLHFHLNKQQRKLRHAFSYSWRLWTLPEVKDCLEEAGFRYVHFWIREMPDTTEIVRTEGLGAGKDIKYEEATNFQQQDSWNAYIVGVA from the exons ATGGGCAAACGAgagaagcagaagcagaagcatCAAAGAGGCTTAGCGCGAGGAGCTTTCTACTATCTTCAGGACCAATCTGAAATCGATGACACTCCCAGACTTCCACCTGCAGATGAAGTGGAAGAGGCTGATGATGAAAACCAtagcgaagaagaagaagaagaagaaaggatgAAAAATCATGAACACCTATCTGATGATATGCCTTCGAAATTCCACCTTTACCAACAATCTGTGCAG TCTCCCAAAGGAGACATAAGTTATATGCAAAAATTCTTTCTCATGTACGTGGGTGGAAGGATGCCCCTCCATCTTCAAGAAGATTTCTGTGGCACTGCCTTGCTTAG TACGGAATGGCTCCGCAGTGATCCAAGAAGAACAGCAGTAGGACTGGACTTGGATGTGGAGGCACTTCATTGGTGCATGGAAAACAACATACCTAAAGTTGGGGCTGATGGCTTTTCTAGAATATCCCTCTATCATGGGAATGTCCTACAACCTCTTCAGTCTAAACTTGTGAAAATGGATCCGCAGGAGCAGTTAAGGAACACTTCACTGACTGAGGATGCTGCGAATTTGCAGGCTGGTTTGCTGGAATCTGACCTTCAAACAGGATCTGCTTCCGAAGATGCTGAGTCAAACAAGAGAGGCTTTCCACCTAGAAGAGATATTGTGTGTGCTTTTAACTACAGCTGCTGCTGTCTTCATAAACGAGCAGATCTGGTTTTGTATTTCAAGCATGCTCACGATGCCTTGTCTGCTAAAGGTGGAATCTTTGTCATGGATTTGTATGGGGGTACATCTTCAGAGAACAAGCTGAGGCTTCAGAGGAGATTTCCTAATTTCACG TATGTCTGGGAGCAAGCTGAATTTGACATCATTCAGCGTAAAACAAGGATTAGCCTCCATTTTCATCTGAATAAGCAACAAAGAAAACTTCGCCATGCATTTTCGTACAGCTGGAGGCT GTGGACATTGCCCGAGGTCAAGGATTGCTTGGAAGAAGCTGGATTTCGATATGTTCACTTTTGGATAAGAGAGATGCCTGACACCACAGAAATTGTAAGAACAGAGGGACTTGGTGCTGGGAAGGATATAAAATATGAAGAGGCAACCAATTTTCAGCAACAAGATTCTTGGAATGCTTACATAGTTGGTGTTGCATAG
- the LOC130969896 gene encoding UDP-D-apiose/UDP-D-xylose synthase 2-like: MAQRVDLDGKPVAAMSICMIGGGGFIGSHLCEKLMAETSHKAVVVDVSSEKINHLLRESNPWSSRIEFHHMNIKNDSRLETLIKASDLTINLAAICTPADYNTRPLDTIFSNFIDAIPVIKYCTENNKRLIHFSTCEVYGKTIGSFLPEEFRKDPKYYMLKEDVSPCIFGPVEKQRWSYACAKQMTDRLIYAEHAENGLKFTIVRPYNWIGPRMDFIPGVDGPCDGVPRVLACFSNNLLRGEPLKLVDGGRSQRTFLYIKDAIEAVLLMIDNPERANGQIFNVGNPDNEVSVKELAELMIQVYAKVAGVPSSSLSTLDVSSEEFYGKGYDDSDRRIPDMTIITRQLGWKPKTPLDKLLDDTLQYQHQTYSSAIKKVLSKPSN; encoded by the exons ATGGCGCAGCGAGTGGACCTGGACGGAAAGCCAGTGGCGGCGATGTCAATATGCATGATCGGGGGAGGAGGGTTCATCGGATCTCATCTGTGCGAGAAGCTGATGGCAGAGACGTCACACAAGGCGGTGGTGGTGGACGTCTCCTCCGAGAAGATCAACCACCTGTTGAGGGAGTCGAACCCGTGGTCCAGCCGCATTGAGTTCCACCACATGAACATCAAGAACGATTCGCGCCTCGAAACCCTCATCAAAGCTTCCGATCTC ACAATCAACCTTGCCGCAATTTGCACCCCCGCCGATTACAACACGCGCCCCTTGGATACTATCTTCAGCAATTTCATCGATGCTATTCCAGTG ATTAAGTATTGCACTGAGAACAACAAGCGTTTAATCCATTTCTCTACCTGCGAGGTCTATGGCAAAACCATAGGTAGCTTTCTCCCTGAGGAGTTTCGCAAG GATCCTAAATACTATATGCTAAAGGAAGACGTCAGTCCTTGTATATTTGGTCCAGTAGAGAAGCAGAGATGGTCTTATGCCTGTGCAAAGCAAATGACCGATAGGCTAATATATG CTGAGCATGCGGAGAATGGCCTCAAGTTCACAATTGTGAGACCCTACAACTGGATTGGCCCAAGAATGGACTTCATTCCTGGTGTGGATGGACCATGTGATGGTGTCCCCAGAGTTTTAGCTTGCTTCAGTAAT AACCTCCTTCGTGGTGAGCCACTCAAACTTGTTGATGGCGGAAGATCACAGCGAACCTTTCTCTACATCAAGGATGCTATCGAGGCTGTTCTGTTAATGATT GATAATCCTGAAAGAGCAAACGGACAGATATTCAATGTGGGAAACCCAGATAATGAAGTATCCGTGAAGGAACTAGCTGAGCTTATGATACAG GTTTATGCAAAGGTGGCCGGTGTACCTTCTTCTAGCCTATCAACTCTGGATGTGAGCTCAGAGGAATTCTATGGTAAAGGCTATGACGACAGTGATAGGCGCATTCCTGACATGACAATCATCACCAGGCAGCTTG GTTGGAAGCCGAAGACACCTCTTGATAAGCTCTTGGATGATACCCTCCAATATCAACACCAGACATATTCTAGTGCTATCAAGAAAGTACTTTCAAAACCGTCTAATTGA
- the LOC130969897 gene encoding zinc finger A20 and AN1 domain-containing stress-associated protein 3-like: MAEEHRCQAPRLCVNNCGFFGSPTTNGLCSKCYRNLQLKEQQSSSAKLVLNQTLQVPPAAEPISTPSASTSSSCTEEVDRPCSAAVMEEKVAANRCARCRRRVGLTGFKCRCGLTLCGSHRHPEQHSCHFDFKGFGREQIAKANPLIKADKLNKI, encoded by the coding sequence ATGGCGGAAGAACACAGGTGCCAAGCTCCACGCCTCTGCGTAAATAATTGTGGATTCTTTGGAAGCCCGACCACAAACGGCCTCTGCTCCAAGTGCTATCGCAATCTCCAGCTTAAGGAGCAGCAGTCTTCCTCTGCCAAATTGGTCCTCAACCAAACCCTGCAGGTTCCTCCGGCAGCAGAACCTATTTCTACTCCTTCAGcatcaacatcatcatcttGTACGGAGGAGGTTGATCGTCCTTGCAGCGCAGCAGTGATGGAGGAGAAGGTGGCAGCGAATCGGTGTGCAAGATGCAGGAGGCGTGTGGGGCTTACGGGGTTCAAGTGCAGGTGTGGGTTGACGTTGTGTGGGTCCCATCGGCACCCAGAACAACACTCATGCCACTTCGATTTCAAGGGATTCGGGAGGGAGCAAATCGCAAAGGCAAACCCTCTAATCAAGGCCGACAAGCTTAATAAGATTTGA
- the LOC130969182 gene encoding beta-1,6-galactosyltransferase GALT29A-like, whose translation MPSRVSEDKHESETEPPYPKTFAAVDPSFPNLVTMKNAFPMKRTVRPLFALVLLLVFVATLTSRIMFRRPFLSIELETRVLLIHAPPPPPPQLNATLLRHAAIEIGEDKAKQEIQQLLDGNFGSQARHRTFISWRRIIHHDVASAGDRSSSRSTIPATLRSPLFYRYWLDFRKVLNDWARKKRFQANIMDELIRLVKVPIDKKNGILDGNLRKYGSCAVVGNSGILLKSDYGRLIDSHDAVIRLNNARVNNFENKVGKKTTISFVNSNIVHLCARRVGCYCHPYGPHIPIVMYICQAIHFLDFTVCNASHKAPLLVTDPRFDVLCARIVKYYSLKRFVEESGKTLDEWGSAHDGALFHYSSGLQAVMLALGICDKVSIFGFGKSASAKHHYHTNQKAELHLHDYEAEYQFYRDLVDRHNPIPFLSDNFNIPPVVLYH comes from the coding sequence ATGCCTTCTAGGGTTTCCGAAGACAAACATGAATCCGAAACAGAACCACCCTACCCTAAAACTTTCGCCGCCGTCGACCCTTCATTCCCAAATTTAGTGACCATGAAGAACGCCTTCCCCATGAAACGCACCGTTCGACCACTCTTCGCGCTCGTCCTCCTACTCGTCTTCGTCGCCACCCTTACCTCACGCATCATGTTTCGCCGCCCCTTCCTCTCCATCGAGCTCGAGACGCGCGTCCTCTTGATCCACGCGCCCCCTCCTCCTCCTCCGCAGCTCAACGCCACGCTGCTCCGCCACGCCGCCATCGAGATCGGCGAGGACAAGGCCAAGCAGGAGATCCAGCAGCTCCTCGATGGTAACTTCGGCAGTCAGGCTCGCCACCGGACCTTCATCTCGTGGCGGCGGATCATCCATCACGACGTCGCCAGCGCCGGAGACAGATCCTCCTCCCGGAGCACCATTCCGGCGACGCTCCGTTCCCCTCTGTTCTACCGTTACTGGCTCGATTTCCGTAAGGTCCTGAACGATTGGGCGAGGAAAAAGCGATTCCAAGCAAATATCATGGATGAGCTGATTCGGTTGGTGAAAGTCCCCATTGACAAGAAAAACGGTATCTTGGATGGGAATTTACGAAAATACGGTTCTTGTGCGGTTGTGGGGAACAGCGGGATCCTGTTGAAGAGTGATTATGGTAGGTTGATTGATTCGCACGATGCAGTGATAAGGCTGAACAATGCGAGGGTGAATAACTTTGAGAACAAGGTTGGGAAGAAGACAACAATATCATTTGTGAATAGCAACATTGTGCACCTCTGTGCCAGAAGAGTTGGATGCTACTGCCACCCTTATGGGCCTCACATCCCCATTGTTATGTATATTTGTCAGGCCATCCACTTTCTGGATTTCACTGTCTGCAATGCTTCCCACAAGGCTCCCCTCTTGGTAACTGATCCCAGGTTTGATGTCTTGTGCGCAAGGATTGTCAAGTATTATTCATTGAAGAggtttgtggaggaaagtggcAAGACCTTGGACGAGTGGGGGAGTGCCCATGATGGGGCTCTCTTCCATTACTCCTCTGGATTGCAGGCCGTCATGCTTGCTCTGGGCATTTGTGACAAAGTTAGCATCTTTGGATTTGGTAAATCAGCTTCTGCCAAACACCATTATCATACCAACCAGAAGGCTGAGCTCCATTTGCACGATTACGAGGCTGAGTATCAGTTCTACCGCGACCTTGTCGATCGCCACAACCCTATACCATTCCTCTCAGACAACTTCAACATCCCCCCTGTTGTTTTATATCACTGA
- the LOC130969181 gene encoding protein ADP-ribosyltransferase PARP3 isoform X2 produces MKVHGEEEKVIMTRKQKAESINKQTQDNNPKKAKIEIDDDAHNTTNGKSSCAEFDDLSKAMSDHLSVDDMRQILEANGVDFSASSHSDLEITRKCEDLLIYGALEKCPVCNGSLEFDGRRYCCRGFYSEWCSCTFSTRDPPRKHQTTKLPDSLHDTPLLKKYEETVPASRPRRDLGSADKPFTGMTISLMGRLSRTHHYWKTNIEKHGGKVANSIIGATCLVASPAERERGGTSKLTEAMERGIPVVKEAWLWDTIEKQEPQPLDAYDLVTHLSAVAGDKHHPGDDPIESLASQLKLYGKRGVYKDTKLQEQGGYIFDKDGILYNCAFSLCDHARQLNHYSVIQLIMVPENHLHLFFKKARDGDDLNAEERLEEFDNVDNALREFTRLFEEITGNEFEPWERDKKFRKKPLKFYPIDMDDGVEVRHGALGLRQLGIAATHCKLEPMVASFVKVLCSQEIYRYALMEMGYDSPDLPIGMVTQLHLKRCEEALLEFIEKVKSSKESGPKAEAVWTDFSQRWFTMMPSTRPFLFRDYQEIAEHAAAALEGVRDITVASHLIGDMSGSTIDDPLSETYNKLGCSISPLEKDSDDYDMIVKYLEKTYEPVKVGDMEYGVSVENIFSVETSACPPYEDIVKLPNKVLLWCGTRSSNLLRHLHKGFLPAICSLPVPGYMFGKAIVCSDAAAEAARYGFTAVDRPEGFLVLAIASLGNEITELKSPPEDPASLEEKKFGVKGLGKKKTDELEHFVWKDDIKVPSGRIVASEHKESPLEYNEYAVYDPKHVRICYLVGVKYEEKGAVMDTAE; encoded by the exons ATGAAG GTTCATGGGGAGGAAGAGAAGGTGATTATGACAAGGAAGCAGAAGGCAGAGTCCATCAACAAGCAGACACAGGATAACAACCCAAAGAAGGCCAAAATAGAAATTGATGATGATGCCCACAACACCACCAATGGAAAATCCTCATGTGCTGAATTTGACGACTTGTCCAAGGCCATGAGCGACCACCTCTCTGTTGATGACATGAGACAAATTCTCGAGGCCAATGGCGTTGATTTCTCTGCTTCTTCTCACTCTGACCTTGAAATCACTAGGAAATG tgAAGACTTGCTGATTTATGGTGCCCTGGAGAAGTGTCCCGTTTGCAATGGGAGCTTGGAGTTCGATGGGAGGCGCTATTGTTGTAGAGGGTTCTACAGCGAGTGGTGTAGCTGCACCTTCTCCACTAGAGACCCTCCCAGAAAGCACCAAACCACCAAGCTACCTGATTCCCTTCACGATACTCCC TTGTTAAAGAAATATGAAGAAACTGTTCCTGCTAGCAGGCCTCGTAGGGATTTAGGGTCAGCCGACAAGCCTTTCACCGGCATGACCATCTCTCTCATGGGCCGTCTTTCTCGTACGCAT CATTATTGGAAAACGAATATTGAGAAGCATGGAGGGAAGGTCGCCAACTCCATAATTG GGGCAACCTGTTTGGTGGCTTCACCTGCTGAAAGAGAACGCGGTGGCACTTCCAAACTTACAGAAGCCAT GGAGAGGGGTATACCAGTAGTAAAGGAGGCCTGGTTGTGGGACACCATCGAGAAACAAGAACCTCAACCTTTGGACGCTTATGATCTTGTCACTCATCTGTCCGCAGTAGCAGGGGATAAACACCATCCTGGAGACGACCCCATTGAATCTCTAGCTTCACAA CTCAAGCTTTATGGCAAGAGAGGGGTCTACAAAGATACCAAATTGCAGGAACAAGGAGGCTACATATTTGACAAAGATGGAATTTTGTACAACTGTGCCTTCTCTCTCTGCGACCATGCCCGACAACTCAACCA CTATAGTGTCATTCAACTCATTATGGTCCCGGAGAATCATTTGCATCTATTCTTCAAGAAAGCAAGAGATGGAGACGATCTTAATGCAGAGGAGAGATTGGAAGAGTTTGACAATGTGGATAATGCTCTGAGAGAGTTTACGAGGCTCTTTGAAGAGATCACCGGTAACGAGTTTGAGCCTTGGGAAAGAGACAAGAAGTTCCGCAAAAAGCCACTCAAGTTCTACCCCATTGACATG GATGATGGAGTAGAAGTCCGGCACGGCGCACTGGGACTGCGACAGCTGGGGATAGCAGCGACACACTGTAAACTTGAGCCTATGGTTGCCAGTTTCGTCAAGGTTTTATGCAGCCAGGAGATATACAG GTATGCGCTGATGGAGATGGGTTACGACTCGCCAGACCTTCCCATAGGAATGGTTACCCAGCTTCACTTGAAAAGAT GTGAGGAAGCACTGTTGGAGTTCATAGAGAAGGTTAAGTCATCGAAGGAGAGTGGACCAAAGGCTGAGGCTGTCTGGACAGATTTTAGCCAAAGATGGTTCACTATGATGCCCTCCACTAGGCCTTTCCTTTTCAGAGATTATCAAGAGATCGCAGAACAT GCTGCTGCTGCCCTGGAGGGTGTCAGGGACATAACCGTGGCTTCTCACCTCATAGGAGATATGAGTGGCTCTACCATTGATGACCCCCTGTCAGAGACCTACAACAAATTAGGTTGCTCAATCTCTCCCTTGGAGAAGGATTCCGATGATTATGATATGATTGTCAAGTATCTAGAGAAAACTTATGAACCCGTCAAAGTTGGTGACATG GAATATGGGGTTTCTGTTGAGAACATATTTTCTGTGGAAACGAGTGCATGCCCACCCTATGAAGACATAGTGAAGCTCCCAAACAAGGTTCTTTTATGGTGTG GAACACGAAGCTCAAATCTTTTGAGGCACTTGCACAAGGGGTTCTTACCCGCTATATGTTCACTACCAGTGCCAGGATACATG TTTGGGAAGGCGATTGTTTGTTCAGACGCTGCAGCGGAGGCTGCAAGATATGGCTTTACAGCGGTGGACAGGCCTGAAGGGTTCTTGGTTTTGGCGATTGCTTCTTTGGGGAATGAGATCACCGAGTTGAAATCCCCGCCAGAG GACCCGGCATCTTTGGAGGAAAAGAAGTTTGGAGTGAAGGGGCTGGGGAAGAAGAAAACAGACGAGTTAGAGCACTTTGTTTGGAAGGATGACATCAAAGTCCCTTCGGGAAGGATAGTTGCATCAGAGCATAAAGAGAGCCCTTTGGAATACAATGAGTATGCTGTTTATGATCCTAAGCATGTGAGAATATGCTACTTGGTGGGAGTCAAGTATGAGGAGAAGGGAGCAGTGATGGACACCGCAGAGTGA
- the LOC130969181 gene encoding protein ADP-ribosyltransferase PARP3 isoform X1, whose product MKVHGEEEKVIMTRKQKAESINKQTQDNNPKKAKIEIDDDAHNTTNGKSSCAEFDDLSKAMSDHLSVDDMRQILEANGVDFSASSHSDLEITRKCEDLLIYGALEKCPVCNGSLEFDGRRYCCRGFYSEWCSCTFSTRDPPRKHQTTKLPDSLHDTPVAHLLKKYEETVPASRPRRDLGSADKPFTGMTISLMGRLSRTHHYWKTNIEKHGGKVANSIIGATCLVASPAERERGGTSKLTEAMERGIPVVKEAWLWDTIEKQEPQPLDAYDLVTHLSAVAGDKHHPGDDPIESLASQLKLYGKRGVYKDTKLQEQGGYIFDKDGILYNCAFSLCDHARQLNHYSVIQLIMVPENHLHLFFKKARDGDDLNAEERLEEFDNVDNALREFTRLFEEITGNEFEPWERDKKFRKKPLKFYPIDMDDGVEVRHGALGLRQLGIAATHCKLEPMVASFVKVLCSQEIYRYALMEMGYDSPDLPIGMVTQLHLKRCEEALLEFIEKVKSSKESGPKAEAVWTDFSQRWFTMMPSTRPFLFRDYQEIAEHAAAALEGVRDITVASHLIGDMSGSTIDDPLSETYNKLGCSISPLEKDSDDYDMIVKYLEKTYEPVKVGDMEYGVSVENIFSVETSACPPYEDIVKLPNKVLLWCGTRSSNLLRHLHKGFLPAICSLPVPGYMFGKAIVCSDAAAEAARYGFTAVDRPEGFLVLAIASLGNEITELKSPPEDPASLEEKKFGVKGLGKKKTDELEHFVWKDDIKVPSGRIVASEHKESPLEYNEYAVYDPKHVRICYLVGVKYEEKGAVMDTAE is encoded by the exons ATGAAG GTTCATGGGGAGGAAGAGAAGGTGATTATGACAAGGAAGCAGAAGGCAGAGTCCATCAACAAGCAGACACAGGATAACAACCCAAAGAAGGCCAAAATAGAAATTGATGATGATGCCCACAACACCACCAATGGAAAATCCTCATGTGCTGAATTTGACGACTTGTCCAAGGCCATGAGCGACCACCTCTCTGTTGATGACATGAGACAAATTCTCGAGGCCAATGGCGTTGATTTCTCTGCTTCTTCTCACTCTGACCTTGAAATCACTAGGAAATG tgAAGACTTGCTGATTTATGGTGCCCTGGAGAAGTGTCCCGTTTGCAATGGGAGCTTGGAGTTCGATGGGAGGCGCTATTGTTGTAGAGGGTTCTACAGCGAGTGGTGTAGCTGCACCTTCTCCACTAGAGACCCTCCCAGAAAGCACCAAACCACCAAGCTACCTGATTCCCTTCACGATACTCCCGTCGCACAT TTGTTAAAGAAATATGAAGAAACTGTTCCTGCTAGCAGGCCTCGTAGGGATTTAGGGTCAGCCGACAAGCCTTTCACCGGCATGACCATCTCTCTCATGGGCCGTCTTTCTCGTACGCAT CATTATTGGAAAACGAATATTGAGAAGCATGGAGGGAAGGTCGCCAACTCCATAATTG GGGCAACCTGTTTGGTGGCTTCACCTGCTGAAAGAGAACGCGGTGGCACTTCCAAACTTACAGAAGCCAT GGAGAGGGGTATACCAGTAGTAAAGGAGGCCTGGTTGTGGGACACCATCGAGAAACAAGAACCTCAACCTTTGGACGCTTATGATCTTGTCACTCATCTGTCCGCAGTAGCAGGGGATAAACACCATCCTGGAGACGACCCCATTGAATCTCTAGCTTCACAA CTCAAGCTTTATGGCAAGAGAGGGGTCTACAAAGATACCAAATTGCAGGAACAAGGAGGCTACATATTTGACAAAGATGGAATTTTGTACAACTGTGCCTTCTCTCTCTGCGACCATGCCCGACAACTCAACCA CTATAGTGTCATTCAACTCATTATGGTCCCGGAGAATCATTTGCATCTATTCTTCAAGAAAGCAAGAGATGGAGACGATCTTAATGCAGAGGAGAGATTGGAAGAGTTTGACAATGTGGATAATGCTCTGAGAGAGTTTACGAGGCTCTTTGAAGAGATCACCGGTAACGAGTTTGAGCCTTGGGAAAGAGACAAGAAGTTCCGCAAAAAGCCACTCAAGTTCTACCCCATTGACATG GATGATGGAGTAGAAGTCCGGCACGGCGCACTGGGACTGCGACAGCTGGGGATAGCAGCGACACACTGTAAACTTGAGCCTATGGTTGCCAGTTTCGTCAAGGTTTTATGCAGCCAGGAGATATACAG GTATGCGCTGATGGAGATGGGTTACGACTCGCCAGACCTTCCCATAGGAATGGTTACCCAGCTTCACTTGAAAAGAT GTGAGGAAGCACTGTTGGAGTTCATAGAGAAGGTTAAGTCATCGAAGGAGAGTGGACCAAAGGCTGAGGCTGTCTGGACAGATTTTAGCCAAAGATGGTTCACTATGATGCCCTCCACTAGGCCTTTCCTTTTCAGAGATTATCAAGAGATCGCAGAACAT GCTGCTGCTGCCCTGGAGGGTGTCAGGGACATAACCGTGGCTTCTCACCTCATAGGAGATATGAGTGGCTCTACCATTGATGACCCCCTGTCAGAGACCTACAACAAATTAGGTTGCTCAATCTCTCCCTTGGAGAAGGATTCCGATGATTATGATATGATTGTCAAGTATCTAGAGAAAACTTATGAACCCGTCAAAGTTGGTGACATG GAATATGGGGTTTCTGTTGAGAACATATTTTCTGTGGAAACGAGTGCATGCCCACCCTATGAAGACATAGTGAAGCTCCCAAACAAGGTTCTTTTATGGTGTG GAACACGAAGCTCAAATCTTTTGAGGCACTTGCACAAGGGGTTCTTACCCGCTATATGTTCACTACCAGTGCCAGGATACATG TTTGGGAAGGCGATTGTTTGTTCAGACGCTGCAGCGGAGGCTGCAAGATATGGCTTTACAGCGGTGGACAGGCCTGAAGGGTTCTTGGTTTTGGCGATTGCTTCTTTGGGGAATGAGATCACCGAGTTGAAATCCCCGCCAGAG GACCCGGCATCTTTGGAGGAAAAGAAGTTTGGAGTGAAGGGGCTGGGGAAGAAGAAAACAGACGAGTTAGAGCACTTTGTTTGGAAGGATGACATCAAAGTCCCTTCGGGAAGGATAGTTGCATCAGAGCATAAAGAGAGCCCTTTGGAATACAATGAGTATGCTGTTTATGATCCTAAGCATGTGAGAATATGCTACTTGGTGGGAGTCAAGTATGAGGAGAAGGGAGCAGTGATGGACACCGCAGAGTGA